Genomic window (Leptospira bouyouniensis):
GGAAATACGATCCGTGTTCGTTTTATGGACCAAATCCTAGATGGAAATGCTCCCGAACTACGTGAAATTCTAGCGGATATATTAGAGAAGAATGTCCAAGAGATTTATTTGGACTTAGAAAAAGTGGTGATTGTCAGTTCCCTTGGGATCTCTCGTTTGCTTTCCTTCAAAAACAAAGCGGACGAAAAGAAAATGGTAGTTAAAATTGTGAACATCCAAGACAAACTAAAAGAAACTTTGAAAAAATTGATGTTAGATCAGTTTTTTGGAATTTAATTCACGATCCCATTTTTTTTAATTCAAATCTGATTTTCCCCAGTTGCCATTTCAAATATATATACTTTGATTGAAATTCCAATGGGGAGATTGATTTCCACAAGAGTAAATTCTTTTCTCACAAATTGAATTGCAATACCCATAATAGAAGATTTCATTCTTCTTTATGCCAAAACCCATTGAAAAATTAATATTTCTTCCAGTACAGATGAACTCGTAAAAGAATTTTTCATTGTGAGTTTAGAGGAGAAGTTCCAGCCAAACACAAACGGAAAATCCGAATGTATTTTGTGGAGAGACTCCTTCCCGGATTACACCGAGAAGGTCATACAAAAGTATCCAACCAAGAGTTTGTGAATCGTTACAAGGCTCTTAGTGGATTGGCTTAAAATCCTTGAGCTTTTAAATCAGCTTCCATCATAATTTTAACGAGTTCTTTGAACTTCACTTTTGGTTCCCAACCTAACTGACGTTTTGCTTTTTCAGGATTTCCAATGAGAAGTTCTACTTCAGTTGGTCTGTAATATTTAGGATCAATTTTCACAAGAACTTGGCCAGTTTTTTTGTCCTTACCAATTTCTTTGTCTTCTTTGCCTTCCCATACCACTTCATAACCAGCAATTTTGTAAGACTCTTCAATGAATTCACGAACTGTGTGAGTTTCATTCGTAGCCACAACGTAATCATCAGGTTTGGCTTGTTGTAACATCATCCACATCATCTCAACATAATCTGGAGCGTATCCCCAATCCCGTTTTGAATCAATGTTTCCCATCGTAATGAAAGGAAGTTTGCCAGCTTTCACTGCCGAAACACCGAGAGTAATCTTTCGAGTCACAAAAGTTTCACCGCGTCTTGGAGATTCATGGTTAAATAAAATTCCATTGGATGCGTGCAAATCATAAGCTTCACGATAATTCACTACCGCCCAATAAGCATAAAGTTTTGCGACCGCATACGGCGAACGTGGATAAAATGGTGTTTTTTCAGTTTGTGGGACTTCTTGTACAAGACCGTACAATTCAGAAGTAGAAGCTTGGTAGAACCTTGATTTAATACCTGTTTGTTTGATAGCATCTAAAATTCGAAGGGTTCCCACTGCATCTACTTCTGCTGTGTATTCCGGAACCTCAAAAGAAACCTGAACATGTGATTGGGCAGCAAGATTGTATATTTCCGAAGGTTGGATCTTTTCTAAAATTCGGTTTAAGTTGGAGGAATCTGTCAGATCTCCATAATGCAAAAATAGGTTTGGGTTTCCATGTAAGTGCTCAATCCGATTACGGTTGAACAAACTGGTTCTACGAACGATACCATGGACTTCGTATCCTTTTTCGAGGAGGAGTTCTGCTAAGTAGGAACCATCTTGGCCTGTGATTCCTGTTATGAGTGCTTTTTTCATAGATCAGAGAACAGTTTTTCAAGAATCTTCATAATGAAAAGGCAAAAATGGGTTCAAGTTCACTAATTATCCCAAAATTCCCACTGAATTCATTTTGCCTTTTCCCGTTTCTTTAACAATTTGGCAAATATTACAATTATTACAAAAATGTTACATCGCCAACGGTCATCTATTGTTTCTCTCTTCCTGGTATTTGCCTTGGTAATACCAACTATCTCCCTCTTCTCCCAAGAGAAACGAGAAGGCACCACGGATCAATCTATACCTTTGGGAGATGAGAAAAAGGAAACCCCTATTTCTCAAACAAACAAAGAGCTACAAAACACAAATCCATCCCCCATCCAGCCGAACACAGGAAACTCGGCTTCATCTCCTAATCCTGCGAACAGTGGAAACACAACCTCACCGACAACTCCAAATCCTACCAACACGGGAACAGTTGCACCGGCAACCGAAAACAAATCTAATTGGGAAACAGGTCTTGGCAAAGGGATTCGTGCAGTTTCCAATGATGGCAAACATTCAATCCAAATCCGATTCCGATCCCAGATGCAAGGGAACCAAACATTTCAATTGGATCCTTCTCAAGACACATCGAACTTTCTGGTACGAAGAACGAGACTTGCCTTACGCGCAGGTCTTTTCAATGATACTTGGCTTGTAAACTTACAGTTGGGCTTTGCGGAACGAGATATGGAAAGTCAAAGGAGAAATACCTTAAGGGATGCCAATATCATCTACAACCAATACCGCGACGTAAAAGTTGCCTTTGGTCAAATGAAAGTTCCATTCAGTAGACAACGATGGAATTCTTCTAGTGCTCTACAAACAGTAGATAGGTCTAGTGTGAATTCTGAATTTAACTTAGACCGTGATGTAGGAGCCTACCTATTTTCTGAAGATCTATTTGGCAACAAACGAATGTTTGCTTATTATTTGGGAGTTTTTGGTGGTCAAGGTCGTAACCGAGTCGAAAGACAAACTCCCGGTGTATTGACAGTTGCTCGATTTATTTTTTCTCCTTTCGGTGGGATGTCAAAGTCTGGTTCTGATAACGATTGGTTGTCCGAAGTTGATTTTGCAAGATACAAAGATCCAAAAATTTCTTTTGGTGTTTCAGGTGCTTATAACAAAAATTCTGATCGATCTTTGAGTACACATGGAACGGAATATAGTTTTGCAAAATTTAACTATAGCCATGCGGCCGGAGATATCTATTTCAAATGGATGGGATTTTCTTTTCAGTATGAATGGTTGTGGCGGAGAGCAAACACTGCCTATGTGGAGAGAACCGTTAGTTCTGCGCTCACGAGAGAATATTCCAGAAGTGGACAAGGCCATTTTGTGCAACTAGGGTATCTATTCACTAATCAATATGAGTTGGTTTTTCGATTTGGAGAGTTTCGACCTTTAGGGGAAACCGATCCGACTATGAAGTATTCTCGTGAAGTGGGAGGAGCCTTATCCTATTATTTTGCCGAACACAACCTCAAATGGCAAACAGACTATTTTTATTATACCGGAACTCCTACTGCTGCAGAAGGAGATCATGTTGTTCGAACTCAAATACAGGTATTTTATTAATATGAAACGATTGATTCTTTTTTCCTTATTTTT
Coding sequences:
- a CDS encoding STAS domain-containing protein, encoding MSDKILVEEKGNTIRVRFMDQILDGNAPELREILADILEKNVQEIYLDLEKVVIVSSLGISRLLSFKNKADEKKMVVKIVNIQDKLKETLKKLMLDQFFGI
- the gmd gene encoding GDP-mannose 4,6-dehydratase; this encodes MKKALITGITGQDGSYLAELLLEKGYEVHGIVRRTSLFNRNRIEHLHGNPNLFLHYGDLTDSSNLNRILEKIQPSEIYNLAAQSHVQVSFEVPEYTAEVDAVGTLRILDAIKQTGIKSRFYQASTSELYGLVQEVPQTEKTPFYPRSPYAVAKLYAYWAVVNYREAYDLHASNGILFNHESPRRGETFVTRKITLGVSAVKAGKLPFITMGNIDSKRDWGYAPDYVEMMWMMLQQAKPDDYVVATNETHTVREFIEESYKIAGYEVVWEGKEDKEIGKDKKTGQVLVKIDPKYYRPTEVELLIGNPEKAKRQLGWEPKVKFKELVKIMMEADLKAQGF
- a CDS encoding porin → MVIPTISLFSQEKREGTTDQSIPLGDEKKETPISQTNKELQNTNPSPIQPNTGNSASSPNPANSGNTTSPTTPNPTNTGTVAPATENKSNWETGLGKGIRAVSNDGKHSIQIRFRSQMQGNQTFQLDPSQDTSNFLVRRTRLALRAGLFNDTWLVNLQLGFAERDMESQRRNTLRDANIIYNQYRDVKVAFGQMKVPFSRQRWNSSSALQTVDRSSVNSEFNLDRDVGAYLFSEDLFGNKRMFAYYLGVFGGQGRNRVERQTPGVLTVARFIFSPFGGMSKSGSDNDWLSEVDFARYKDPKISFGVSGAYNKNSDRSLSTHGTEYSFAKFNYSHAAGDIYFKWMGFSFQYEWLWRRANTAYVERTVSSALTREYSRSGQGHFVQLGYLFTNQYELVFRFGEFRPLGETDPTMKYSREVGGALSYYFAEHNLKWQTDYFYYTGTPTAAEGDHVVRTQIQVFY